From one Gracilinanus agilis isolate LMUSP501 chromosome 5, AgileGrace, whole genome shotgun sequence genomic stretch:
- the CYREN gene encoding cell cycle regulator of non-homologous end joining, whose product MADIQPENKKRDLPPWMTAQVPGRKSVPMWRPAKGKKITVQAADASSSLHPIRTVYFMNETELVDVALGVLVEYRKQEKPLENTLLLGTDKDQIVQPESPWASGSRSDGEEEVDDTPQTRPSSKQECSTSGYKKGPGEEDEDALKYVREIFFS is encoded by the exons ATGGCAGATATACAGCCTGAGAATAAAAAGAGGGATCTTCCTCCATGGATGACAGCCCAGGTGCCTGGGAGGAAATCAGTACCAATGTGGAGGCCAGCTAAGGGGAAAAAGATCACAGTGCAGGCAGCAGATGCATCATCAAG tctgCACCCTATCCGAACTGTGTACTTCATGAATGAAACAGAACTGGTGGATGTTGCTCTGGGTGTCCTGGTTGAG TACCGTAAACAGGAAAAGCCTTTGGAGAACACATTGCTGCTGGGAACTGATAAGGACCAAATTGTACAGCCTGAGTCTCCCTGGGCTTCTGGGAGCAGGAGtgatggagaggaggaggtggATGATACCCCTCAGACACGTCCCTCAAGCAAGCAGGAGTGTTCCACCTCTGGTTACAAGAAGGGCCCAGGAGAAGAGGATGAAGATGCTTTAAAATATGTGAGGGAGATCTTTTTCAGCTGA